Sequence from the Sphingosinicella ginsenosidimutans genome:
CAAAAGGAATGGCGCGGCTGGCGCGCCTGATCAGGCGCGCGGCGGCGCGCGGGCGTTTACGAGGCCGCCGATAAACCATGTCGGCGGGCTGGCGCCGGGCAGGATCGCCGCTTCCCGTGCGCGCGTCGCCGGGGCCGGCATGGTGGCGGCGCGCGCCGGCAGCGCCGCCTGGTGATGGGCGTCGATCGCCGGATCGGGGGCGATGCTGGCGCGAACGAACTTCTCCGGCGCCGGCGCGCGGTTCGGCCCGAGCGAGACGTCGCTGGTGAAGAAACTGAACGCCGATCCCGGCGTCTCGTGCACCGCGGAGCCGCTATAGGGATCGAGCGCGAAGGCGAAGACGGTCGCGAGCGCAAGCCAAAGCCCGCCCACGAACATCCGTCTGTGCACCGTCAGGCTCAATCGCGCCCCCCCCACGAATGGACGGACTGGCGTCCGCCGAAAATCCCCGATCCTTTTCCGCGGAACATAATCGAAAGGGCGTCCCTGTCCACCCGTCTCGTCGCCCAGCGGCGCGGGGAGGCGCCAGCCGCGTCGGGCGCCGTGCGTCAGCGTGCGCTTGTGATTTGCGGCCCAACGTGCTTCATTCGCGACAGTTCCTGACAGGGAGGGGCTTTTCCATGACTGACGGACCGACCAACCCGGCGACCGCATCGCTGATCGACCGGGTAAAGAACTTACTCATTTCACCCAAGTCCGAATGGGCGCGCATCGCCGCGGAGCCTGCCACGATCGGCGGCTTGTTCACGGGTTATGCGCTGATCCTCGCGCTGATCCCGCTCATCGCGGGCATCGTCGGAATGCTGGTGTTCATGCCGGCCTTCATGCGGCTGTCGCTGAGCTTCATCATCGCATCCGCGGTGATCGGCTATGTCATCTCGATGATCGTGGTCTACGTCATGGGCATGATCATCAGCGCGCTCGCGCCGACCTTCGGCGGCACGAAGGACAATGTCCAGGGAACGAAGGTCGCGGTCTACGCCACGACGCCGGTGTGGGTCCTGGGCATTCTCTCGATCTTCCCGCCGCTGAGCCCGATCGTCTACCTCGGCTATCTGTGGGTGATCTTCCAGATCTACCTCGGCCTCGGCCCGGTCATGAAGGCGCCGGAAGACAAGACGATCGTCTACACGCTCGTGATCGTCGTCATCTACATCGTGCTGATGGCCGTGCTCACCGCCGTCCTCGCCGGCATCGTCCTTTCGATGATCGGCCTGACGGCGCTCACCGCCGCCAGCTCGTTGGCGACGCCACCTTATTGATCGAACAGGGCGGACTGGACGGCTTCGGAAACGGCGCCGTCCAGCACCGCCGCCTTCGCCCAGGCGAGATCGTCCGCGAGATAGCGGTCGGCCGCATGGTGCGGCACCGAATTCCGGATCACCTCGATCGCCGGCCGCAGCGCCGGCGATGTCGCGAGCGGCGCATGGAAATCGATCCCCTGCGCCGCCGCCAGCAGCTCGATGCCGATCACGCCGGCGGCATTGCGCGCGATCCGCCGCGCCTTCAGCGCCCCGTGCGTCGCCATCGACACATGATCCTCCTGGCCAGCCGAGGTCGGGATCGTGTCGACGCTCGCCGGGAAGGCGAGGCTCTTGTTTTCCGAAACCAGCGCGGCCGCCGTGACCTGCGCGATCATGAAGCCGGAATTGACCCCTGAATCCTCGATCAGGAACGCCGGCAGCCCGCTCATCTTCGGGTCGATCAGCACCGCCAGGCGCCGCTCCGAGATCGATCCGGTCTCGCACATGGCGAGCGCGAGGATGTCGGCGGCGAAGGCGACCGGCTGGGCGTGGAAATTGCCGCCGGACAGCGCGTCCTCGCCGAAGATCAGCGGATTGTCGCTGACCGCATTGGCCTCGATCTCCAGCGTGCGCGCGGCGCCGCGGATGAGATCGAGCGCCGCCCCCATCACCTGCGGCTGGCAGCGGAAGCTGTAGGGGTCCTGCACCCGATCGTCATGCTCGCGGTGCGACTGGCGGATTGCGCTTCCCTCCATGAGGCGGCGCAGCATCGCCGCGACCTCGATCTGGCCGGGCTGGCCGCGCGCCGCATGGATGCGCGGATCGAACGGCGCGTCGGTTCCCTTCAGCGCATCGGTCGAAAGCGCGCCGGCGACGAGGGCCGAGGCGAAGACCCGTTCGGCGGTGAACAGGAGGTCGAGCGCGATCGCGGTCGAGGCCTGGGTGCCGTTGATCAGCGCGAGCCCTTCCTTGGGCCCGAGCACGAGCGGCGCGAGGCCGAGCCGTTCGAGCGCCTGGGCGGCGCGCATCCGCTCGCCGCCGACCGTCATCTCGCCCTCGCCGATCAGCGCCGCGCTCATATGGGCGAGCGGCGCGAGATCGCCCGACGCGCCGACCGATCCCTGGCGCGGGACGACCGGCAGCGCATCGGCCTCGACCAAAGTCAGCAGCCGCTCGACGATCGCGCGGCGCACGCCCGAACAACCGCGCGCGAGCCCGATCGCCTTGAGGACCATCATCAGCCGGACGATGCGGCGGGACATCGGATCGCCGAGCCCGGCGCTGTGCGACAGGATCAGGTTGCGCTGCAGCTCCGCCAGCCGGTCGTGCGGGATGCGCGTGCTGGCGAGCAGCCCGAAGCCGGTGTTGATTCCGTAGACGGTCGCCCCGCCGGCGACGATGGCATCCACGGCGGCGGCCGAGGCATCGATCGCGGCCCAGGCGCCGGCGGCGAGCTCCACGGGCGCGCCGTCCCAGATCGCGCGAAGCTCGGCGAGGGTGACGGAACCGGGGTCGAGGGTGATGGTCATGCGGCTGCAATCCTCCCTGTCGCCGCAGGCGATGGGGAGGGGGACCATGCGAAGCATGGTGGAGGGGCCTTCGGCGCCGAAAGCCCCTCCGGCCTTCGCCCTGGGCCGCGGCCGGTCCTCTTCCCCATCCGCTCCCTCATCTTCCCACCATCGGCAGGTCGAGGCCCTGCTCTTTCGCGCAGTCCACCGCGATCTCGTAGCCCGCGTCGGCGTGGCGCATCACGCCGGTGCCGGGATCGTTCCACAAGACCCGTTTCAGCCGGCGCGCGGCATCCTCGCTCCCGTCGGCGACGATCACCATGCCGGCATGTTGCGAATAGCCCATGCCGACGCCGCCGCCGTGATGGAGCGAAACCCAGGTCGCGCCCGAGGCGGTGTTGAGCAGGGCATTGAGCAGCGGCCAGTCGGAGACCGCGTCCGATCCGTCGCGCATCGCCTCGGTCTCGCGGTTGGGGCTGGCGACGGAGCCGCTGTCGAGATGATCGCGGCCGATCACCACCGGCGCCTTCAATTCCCCGCGCGCGACCATCTCGTTGAAGGCGAGGCCGAGCCGGTGGCGCTGGCCGAGCCCGACCCAGCAGATGCGCGCCGGCAGCCCCTGGAAGGCGATCCTCTCCCGCGCCATGTCGAGCCAGCGATGCAGGTGCGGATCGTCGGGGATCAGCTCCTTCACCTTCGCGTCGGTGCGGTAGATGTCCTCGGGATCGCCGGAAAGCGCGGCCCAGCGGAACGGGCCGATGCCGCGGCAGAAGAGGGGGCGGACATAGGCCGGGACGAAACCGGGAAAATCGAAGGCGTGGGTCACGCCCTCGTCGCTGGCGACCTGGCGGATATTGTTGCCGTAATCGAAGGTCGGCACGCCCATCGCCTTGTAGGCGAGCATCGCCTCGACATGGCGGGCCATGGACGCGCGGGCCTCGCGCTCCACCCGCTTGGGGTCGCGCTCGCGAAGCTCGATCCACTGCTCGACGCTCCAGCCGATCGGCAGATAGCCGTTCACCGGATCGTGCGCCGATGTCTGATCGGTGAGCGCGTCGGGCCTGATCCCCCGCGCGACCATTTCGGGCAGCAGCTCGGCGGCATTGCCGAGCAGGCCGACGGAGGTCGGCTCGTCCGCCGCGCGGATGATCTCCAGCGCCTCGTCGATGCTGGTCGCGCGCCGGTCGAGATAGCGGGTCTCGAGCCGCTTCGCGATCCGGCTTTCCTGGCATTCGATCGCGATGCAGTGCGCGCCGGCCATCACCGCGGCGAGCGGCTGCGCGCCGCCCATGCCGCCAAGCCCGGCGGTCAGGATCCACTTGCCGCGAAGGTCGCCGCCATGGTGCTGGCGGCCCATTTCGACGAAGGTTTCGTAGGTGCCCTGAACGATGCCCTGGGTGCCGATGTAGATCCACGATCCGGCCGTCATCTGGCCGTACATCATGAGCCCCTTGCGATCCAAAAGGTTGAAATGATCCCAGGTCGCCCAGTGCGGCACCAGGTTCGAATTGGCGATGAGGACGCGCGGCGCATCCTTGTGGGTCGGGAAGACTCCGACGGGCTTGCCCGACTGGATCAGCAGCGTCTGGTCCTCCTCCAGCCGCCTCAGCGTCTCGACGATCGCGTCATAGCTTTCCCAGTCGCGCGCGGCGCGGCCGATCCCGCCATAGACGACCAGCTCTTCGGGCGCTTCGGCGACTTGGCGGTCGAGATTGTTCATCAGCATCCGCATCGCGGCTTCGGTGGTCCAGCTCTTGCAGCTGAGCGCCGTGCCGGTCGGCGCCTCGATATGCCGGCTATTGTCGCGTCGATGGTGCATGACGCCTCCCTACCCGCTCGTCCCGAGCGAAGTCGAGGGGCGTGCTGCCTCTCAGGCATCCTCCCCGGCGACGATGCGCCGCACCGGCCCCGGCAGCCCGATCCAGTAGGCGAGCTCCGCCGGCCGATCGACCGCCCACACGCACAGGTCCGCGACCTTGCCGACCGTGATCGTGCCGATCTCCGCCTCGCGCCCCAGCGCCTTCGCCGCGCATCGCGTCATGCCGGCCACCGCCTCTTCCGGGGTGAGGCCGAACAGGGTGCAGGCCATGCTCATCATCAGGGTCGGCGAAAGGACTGGCGAGGTGCCGGGGTTGCAATCGGTCGCGATCGCCATCGGCACGCCATAGCGGCGAAGCAGATCGACCGGCGGCTTCTTCGTCTCCTTGAGCGCATAGAAGGCGCCGGGCAGCAGCACCGCCGCCATATGGGCCCGCGCCATCGCCGCCACGCCCTCCTCGTCGGCATGTTCCAGGTGATCGGCGGAAAGCGCGCGGAAATCGGCCGCCAGCTCGGCGCCGCGCAGATTGCTGAGCTGCTCGGCATGGAGCTTCAGCCAGAAGCCGTGGCGCCGCGCCGCCTCGAACAGCGCGCGCACCTCGTTGCGGGTGAAGCCGATCCCCTCGCAAAAGGCATCGACGGCTGTCACCAGCCGCCGTTCCGCCACGGCCGGGAGGATTTCCTCGATCGCCATCCGGACGAAGGCCGCGCGCTCCTCGCGATAGTCCGTCGGCAGCGCGTGGAGGGCGAGCAATGTGCGGTCGATCCGCACCGTCTCGGTCTCGCCGAGCCGCTTCGCCGCCTCCAGCATCTTGATCTCGGTCGCGGCGTCGAGCCCATAGCCCGACTTGATCTCGACGGTCGTGCAGCCGCCGCGCATCAGCGCGCGCAGCCGCGGGCGCGCCGCTTCGACCAGCTCGTCGCGCGATGCGGCGCGGGTCGCCGCGACGGTCGAGACGATCCCGCCGCCGGCCGCCGCGATCTCCTCATAGCTCGCGCCCTCGAGCCGCTGTTCGAACTCGCCGGCGCGGTTGCCGCCGAAGACGAGGTGGGTGTGGCAATCGATCAGCCCCGGCGTCACCCAGGCGCCGCCGAGCGGCTCGACCTTCTTCGCCTGATAGCCGGCAAGCTCGGTGCGCTTGCCGATGCGGACGATCCGTCCGTCCTGAATCCCGATCGCGCCGTTCTCGATCGCGCCGAAGGGCGCGTCGACGGCGGGATCCATCGTCGCGATATGGCAATCGACAAGAAGACGGTCCCACATGTCTCGCTTTCTACTCTGGCCCGCGTATAGGGGCAAAGCATGAGCTGGACGTCCATCGCCGATCTCATGGTCCGTGACGAAAGCGCGCCGATCGCCCTGATCGGCGCACCGCTGGAGGCCGGATCGGTGACGCCGGGCCGCTGCGACCTTGCCCCGGAGCGGCTGCGCGCGGCGATGAAGCGAATCTCGACCTATGATCTGGTCGAGGCGCTGGAGCTGGCCACGCCTGTCCACGACGCCGGCGACATCGCGGTCCAGACGAAGATGCCGAGCGAGGGCTTCGCCCCGATCCGCGACGCCGTCGCCGCCTGCGCCGCGCGCCACGATCTCACCTTGCTCGTCGGCGGCAACAATGCGGTCACCCGGCCCGGCGTCCACGGCCTCGGCCGGCCGCTCGCCGAGGTCGGGCTGATCACGCTCGACGCCCATTTCGACATGCGCGACACCGATCGTGGCCCGATGAACGGCAATCCGGTGCGCTGCCTCCTGGAAGACGGCCTGCCCGGCGCGAACATCTGCCAGATCGGCCTTGCTCCCTTCGCCAACACGCGCGGGATGCACGAGGACGCGCTCGCCGCCGGCATCGGCGTCTTCGACATCGATTTCGTCCTTGCCGAGGGGATCGAGGCGGCGATCGACGACGCGCTCGAGCGATTGAGCCATGTCGAGGCGCTCTATGTCGATTTCGACATCGACGTGATCGACCGCGCCCAGCTTCCCGGCGCGCCCGGCGCCCGGCCCGGCGGCCTTCCGGTCCACGATTTCTTCCGCGCCGCCCGCCGCCTTGCCGAAGAGCCGCGCGTCCGCATCGTCGATCTCACCGAATTCGATCCGGGCCTCGATGCGACCGATCTTTCGGCGCTCACCGCCGCGCGCTGGGTGGCGGAGATCCTCGCCGGCCATGCGAGGCGCGGATGAGCGGCGCCGATCCGGCCCTGGGCGATGCCTTCCGCCAGGCGATGCGCCGCGTCGCCGCGACGGTGAACGTCATCTCGATCTGCGTCGACGGCAAGCCGATGGGCATCACCGCCACCGCCGTCTCGTCGGTGTCGATGGACCCGCCGAGCCTGCTCGTGTGCATCAACCAGGCCGCCTCGCTCCACGCGCCGATGGGCGACATGAGCCATTTCTGCGTCAACGTCCTCCACGGATCGCAGGAGGAGGTCGCCCGCCTCTTCGCCGATCGCGCCCGCCATGCGCTTCGCTTCGCCTCCGGCGGCTGGGAGGAGGATGGCGACGGCCCGCCGCGCCTTCACGACGCGCAGGCGACGATCCTGTGCCGCCGGATCGACAGCCACAGCTTCGGCACCCATTCGATCTTCATCGGCGTCGTCGAGGAGGTGCGGGTGCGCGGCGACATCGATCCGCTCGTCTATCTCGACGGCGCCTTCCGGAGCTTCGCATCGTGACCGCGACCGATCCCGACGCCCTGTTCGACAGCTGGTTCGCCGAGGCGCGCGCGGCCGAGCCCAACGATCCCGACGCCATGTCGCTCGCGACCGCGACGGCGGATGGCGCGCCGTCGGTGCGGATGGTGCTGATGAAGGGGCACGACAAGCGCGGCTTCGTCTTCTACACCAACAGCCTCAGCCGCAAGGGCGACGAGCTCGCCGCCAATCCGCGCGCGGCCTTGCTCTTCCACTGGAAATCGCTGCGCCGCCAGGTCCGGATCGAAGGCCCGGTCGCGCCGGTGTCCGACGAGGAGGCCGACGCTTATTTCGCCTCGCGCTCGCGCGAATCGCAGCTCGGCGCCTGGGCGTCCGATCAGTCGCGCCCGCTCGCCAGCCGGACCTTGTTCGAGGCGCGCTACGAGATGACCGTGCTCGACCATGAGGGCCGCGACGTGCCGCGCCCGCCGCACTGGAAGGGCTATCGCGTCCGGCCCGAACGGTTCGAGTTCTGGACCGATCGACCGCACCGCCTGCACGAGCGCCGCCTGTTCGTCCGCGATGGCGAAGGCGGCGGCGAGGGCTGGCGCGAAAGCCTGCTCTATCCATGAGCGCGGCCGATCGCGCCCGTCTCACGACCCGCGCGGCGCTC
This genomic interval carries:
- the hutI gene encoding imidazolonepropionase, producing the protein MWDRLLVDCHIATMDPAVDAPFGAIENGAIGIQDGRIVRIGKRTELAGYQAKKVEPLGGAWVTPGLIDCHTHLVFGGNRAGEFEQRLEGASYEEIAAAGGGIVSTVAATRAASRDELVEAARPRLRALMRGGCTTVEIKSGYGLDAATEIKMLEAAKRLGETETVRIDRTLLALHALPTDYREERAAFVRMAIEEILPAVAERRLVTAVDAFCEGIGFTRNEVRALFEAARRHGFWLKLHAEQLSNLRGAELAADFRALSADHLEHADEEGVAAMARAHMAAVLLPGAFYALKETKKPPVDLLRRYGVPMAIATDCNPGTSPVLSPTLMMSMACTLFGLTPEEAVAGMTRCAAKALGREAEIGTITVGKVADLCVWAVDRPAELAYWIGLPGPVRRIVAGEDA
- a CDS encoding Yip1 family protein → MTDGPTNPATASLIDRVKNLLISPKSEWARIAAEPATIGGLFTGYALILALIPLIAGIVGMLVFMPAFMRLSLSFIIASAVIGYVISMIVVYVMGMIISALAPTFGGTKDNVQGTKVAVYATTPVWVLGILSIFPPLSPIVYLGYLWVIFQIYLGLGPVMKAPEDKTIVYTLVIVVIYIVLMAVLTAVLAGIVLSMIGLTALTAASSLATPPY
- the pdxH gene encoding pyridoxamine 5'-phosphate oxidase, whose translation is MVTATDPDALFDSWFAEARAAEPNDPDAMSLATATADGAPSVRMVLMKGHDKRGFVFYTNSLSRKGDELAANPRAALLFHWKSLRRQVRIEGPVAPVSDEEADAYFASRSRESQLGAWASDQSRPLASRTLFEARYEMTVLDHEGRDVPRPPHWKGYRVRPERFEFWTDRPHRLHERRLFVRDGEGGGEGWRESLLYP
- a CDS encoding arginase family protein; translated protein: MSWTSIADLMVRDESAPIALIGAPLEAGSVTPGRCDLAPERLRAAMKRISTYDLVEALELATPVHDAGDIAVQTKMPSEGFAPIRDAVAACAARHDLTLLVGGNNAVTRPGVHGLGRPLAEVGLITLDAHFDMRDTDRGPMNGNPVRCLLEDGLPGANICQIGLAPFANTRGMHEDALAAGIGVFDIDFVLAEGIEAAIDDALERLSHVEALYVDFDIDVIDRAQLPGAPGARPGGLPVHDFFRAARRLAEEPRVRIVDLTEFDPGLDATDLSALTAARWVAEILAGHARRG
- the hutU gene encoding urocanate hydratase is translated as MHHRRDNSRHIEAPTGTALSCKSWTTEAAMRMLMNNLDRQVAEAPEELVVYGGIGRAARDWESYDAIVETLRRLEEDQTLLIQSGKPVGVFPTHKDAPRVLIANSNLVPHWATWDHFNLLDRKGLMMYGQMTAGSWIYIGTQGIVQGTYETFVEMGRQHHGGDLRGKWILTAGLGGMGGAQPLAAVMAGAHCIAIECQESRIAKRLETRYLDRRATSIDEALEIIRAADEPTSVGLLGNAAELLPEMVARGIRPDALTDQTSAHDPVNGYLPIGWSVEQWIELRERDPKRVEREARASMARHVEAMLAYKAMGVPTFDYGNNIRQVASDEGVTHAFDFPGFVPAYVRPLFCRGIGPFRWAALSGDPEDIYRTDAKVKELIPDDPHLHRWLDMARERIAFQGLPARICWVGLGQRHRLGLAFNEMVARGELKAPVVIGRDHLDSGSVASPNRETEAMRDGSDAVSDWPLLNALLNTASGATWVSLHHGGGVGMGYSQHAGMVIVADGSEDAARRLKRVLWNDPGTGVMRHADAGYEIAVDCAKEQGLDLPMVGR
- a CDS encoding flavin reductase family protein, whose translation is MSGADPALGDAFRQAMRRVAATVNVISICVDGKPMGITATAVSSVSMDPPSLLVCINQAASLHAPMGDMSHFCVNVLHGSQEEVARLFADRARHALRFASGGWEEDGDGPPRLHDAQATILCRRIDSHSFGTHSIFIGVVEEVRVRGDIDPLVYLDGAFRSFAS
- the hutH gene encoding histidine ammonia-lyase, whose product is MTITLDPGSVTLAELRAIWDGAPVELAAGAWAAIDASAAAVDAIVAGGATVYGINTGFGLLASTRIPHDRLAELQRNLILSHSAGLGDPMSRRIVRLMMVLKAIGLARGCSGVRRAIVERLLTLVEADALPVVPRQGSVGASGDLAPLAHMSAALIGEGEMTVGGERMRAAQALERLGLAPLVLGPKEGLALINGTQASTAIALDLLFTAERVFASALVAGALSTDALKGTDAPFDPRIHAARGQPGQIEVAAMLRRLMEGSAIRQSHREHDDRVQDPYSFRCQPQVMGAALDLIRGAARTLEIEANAVSDNPLIFGEDALSGGNFHAQPVAFAADILALAMCETGSISERRLAVLIDPKMSGLPAFLIEDSGVNSGFMIAQVTAAALVSENKSLAFPASVDTIPTSAGQEDHVSMATHGALKARRIARNAAGVIGIELLAAAQGIDFHAPLATSPALRPAIEVIRNSVPHHAADRYLADDLAWAKAAVLDGAVSEAVQSALFDQ